A stretch of the Balearica regulorum gibbericeps isolate bBalReg1 chromosome 15, bBalReg1.pri, whole genome shotgun sequence genome encodes the following:
- the NUBP2 gene encoding cytosolic Fe-S cluster assembly factor NUBP2 isoform X2 — protein sequence MEEAAGERSNLAGVRHILLVLSGKGGVGKSTISTELALSLRHAGKKVGILDVDLCGPTIPCMFRVQDSDVHQCDSGWVPVFVDQDKSISLMSIGFLLEKPDDAVVWRGPKKNALIKQFVADVAWGDLDFLIVDTPPGTSDEHISTVEALRPYKPLGAILVTTPQAVSVGDVRRELTFCKKTGLRVLGIVENMSGFVCPHCSECTNIFSKGGGEELAKHAGVPFLGCVPLDPQLSQSLEEGRDFIQEFPKSSAFPALAHIAQQILDGASQRSS from the exons Atggaggaggcggcggggg AGAGAAGCAACCTGGCCGGGGTGCGGCACATCCTGCTGGTGCTCTCCGGGAAGGGCGGCGTGGGGAAGAGCACCATCTCCACCGAGCTGGCTCTGTCGCTGCGGCACGCTGGGAAGAAG GTGGGGATCCTGGACGTGGACCTGTGCGGCCCCACCATACCCTGCATGTTCAGGGTGCAGGACAGTGACGTGCACCAGTGCGACAGCGGCTGGGTCCCCGTCTTTGTGGACCAAGACAAGAGCATCTCGCTCATGTCCATCGGCTTCCTGCTGGAGAAGCCAGATGATGCCGTGGTGTGGAGAGGACCCAAGAAAAACG CTTTGATCAAACAATTTGTTGCTGACGTGGCGTGGGGGGACCTGGACTTCCTCATCGTGGACACGCCGCCAGGCACATCAGACGAGCACATCTCCACGGTGGAGGCCTTGCGGCCCTACAAGCCGCTTGGAGCAATCCTGGTCACTACGCCCCAG GCCGTGTCCGTGGGAGATGTGAGGCGAGAGCTGACGTTCTGTAAGAAGACGGGCTTACGAGTTCTCGGCATCGTGGAGAACATGAGCGGCTTCGTCTGCCCGCACTGCTCA GAGTGCACGAACATCTTTTCCAAAGGGGGAGGTGAGGAGCTGGCCAAACACGCTGGGGTCCCCTTCCTAG GCTGTGTTCCCCTGGACCCCCAACTCAGCCAGAGCTTGGAGGAAGGCAGAGACTTCATCCAAGAGTTTCCCAAgagctctgccttccctgccttgGCTCACATCGCCCAGCAGATCTTGGATGGTGCGTCACAGCGGAGCTCCTGA
- the SPSB3 gene encoding SPRY domain-containing SOCS box protein 3 isoform X2, whose protein sequence is MARRTRSSRAWHFVLSGVRREADTRAVALATGTRGWGYDSDGQHSDSDSEPEFSSLSPSIPSAIPVTGESYCNCENQSEAPYCSSLHALHRIKDCQCGEEDEYFDWVWDDLNKSTATLLTCDNRKVNFHMEYSCGTAAIRGNKELADGQHFWEIKMTSPVYGTDMMVGIGTSDVNLDKYRHTFCSLLGKDEDSWGLSYTGLLHHKGDKTNFSSRFGQGSIIGVHLDTWHGTLTFFKNRKCIGVAATKLQNKKFYPMVCSTAAKSSMKVIRSCASRTSLQYLCCYRLRQLLPDYVNTLEVLPLPPGLKQVLRNKLGWVLSMNYSTSKPSSSSSSGSDSDSSCGSDAEACQRKRCRRT, encoded by the exons ATGGCGCGACGCACACGGAGCAGCAGGGCCTGGCACTTCGTCCTGAGTGGGGTGCGGCGCGAGGCGGACACTCGGGCAGTCGCCTTGGCCACCGGCACGCGTGGTTGGGGCTACGACTCTGACGGGCAG CACAGCGACTCAGATTCGGAGCCAGagttttcttccctctcaccTTCCATCCCGAGTGCCATCCCCGTGACCGGAGAGTCCTACTGCAACTGTGAGAACCAGAGTGAAGCGCCGTACTGCTCCAGCCTGCACGCCCTCCACCGCATCAAGGACTGCCAGTGTGGCGAGGAGGATGAGT ATTTCGACTGGGTGTGGGATGACCTGAATAAGTCGACGGCCACCCTGCTGACCTGCGACAACCGCAAGGTGAACTTCCACATGGAGTACAGCTGCGGCACCGCCGCCATCCGTGGGAACAAAGAGCTGGCGGACGGGCAGCACTTCTGGGAGATCAAGATGACCTCCCCGGTCTATGGCACAGACATG ATGGTGGGAATCGGGACGTCGGATGTGAATCTGGACAAGTACCGCCACACCTTCTGCAGCCTGCTGGGCAAGGACGAGGACAGCTGGGGACTCTCCTACACTG gACTACTGCATCACAAGGGAGACAAAACAAACTTCTCTTCGAGGTTTGGCCAAGGCTCCATCATCGGGGTGCACTTGGACACGTGGCACGGGACGCTCACGTTCTTCAAAAACCGCAAGTGCATAG GGGTTGCAGCTACGAAGCTGCAGAACAAGAAGTTTTACCCCATGGTGTGCTCGACGGCGGCCAAGAGCAGCATGAAGGTGATCCGCTCCTGTGCCAGCCGCACGTCCCTCCAGTATCTCTGCTGTTACCGCCTGCGCCAGCTCCTGCCCGACTACGTGAACACGCTGGAGGTGCTGCCATTGCCGCCGGGACTCAAGCAGGTGCTACGCAACAAACTGGGGTGGGTCTTGAGCATGAACTATAGCACGTC
- the NUBP2 gene encoding cytosolic Fe-S cluster assembly factor NUBP2 isoform X1 — translation MEEAAGERSNLAGVRHILLVLSGKGGVGKSTISTELALSLRHAGKKVGILDVDLCGPTIPCMFRVQDSDVHQCDSGWVPVFVDQDKSISLMSIGFLLEKPDDAVVWRGPKKNALIKQFVADVAWGDLDFLIVDTPPGTSDEHISTVEALRPYKPLGAILVTTPQAVSVGDVRRELTFCKKTGLRVLGIVENMSGFVCPHCSAVFPWTPNSARAWRKAETSSKSFPRALPSLPWLTSPSRSWMVRHSGAPEEGMELDSCRLSPWRGRTTSSPCRRGGGMQKLFKTIQVGGDGGRGDHSISAAHGDPKRGALLHPPGFEETPCSGSPLLAFPTWECSATVQLSLAPCAQRRPLQPAVALGEL, via the exons Atggaggaggcggcggggg AGAGAAGCAACCTGGCCGGGGTGCGGCACATCCTGCTGGTGCTCTCCGGGAAGGGCGGCGTGGGGAAGAGCACCATCTCCACCGAGCTGGCTCTGTCGCTGCGGCACGCTGGGAAGAAG GTGGGGATCCTGGACGTGGACCTGTGCGGCCCCACCATACCCTGCATGTTCAGGGTGCAGGACAGTGACGTGCACCAGTGCGACAGCGGCTGGGTCCCCGTCTTTGTGGACCAAGACAAGAGCATCTCGCTCATGTCCATCGGCTTCCTGCTGGAGAAGCCAGATGATGCCGTGGTGTGGAGAGGACCCAAGAAAAACG CTTTGATCAAACAATTTGTTGCTGACGTGGCGTGGGGGGACCTGGACTTCCTCATCGTGGACACGCCGCCAGGCACATCAGACGAGCACATCTCCACGGTGGAGGCCTTGCGGCCCTACAAGCCGCTTGGAGCAATCCTGGTCACTACGCCCCAG GCCGTGTCCGTGGGAGATGTGAGGCGAGAGCTGACGTTCTGTAAGAAGACGGGCTTACGAGTTCTCGGCATCGTGGAGAACATGAGCGGCTTCGTCTGCCCGCACTGCTCA GCTGTGTTCCCCTGGACCCCCAACTCAGCCAGAGCTTGGAGGAAGGCAGAGACTTCATCCAAGAGTTTCCCAAgagctctgccttccctgccttgGCTCACATCGCCCAGCAGATCTTGGATGGTGCGTCACAGCGGAGCTCCTGAGGAGGGTATGGAGCTGGACTCTTGCCGGCTGAGCCCCTGGCGTGGCCGCACCACCAGCAGCCCGtgccggcggggaggggggatgcAGAAGCTGTTTAAAACTATCCAGGTGGGGGGTGATGGAGGGAGGGGGGACCACAGCATCAGCGCCGCTCACGGCGATCCAAAAAGGGGAGCGCTGCTCCATCCCCCTGGATTTGAAGAGACCCCTTGCAGCGGCAGCCCGCTGCTTGCCTTCCCAACATGGGAGTGCTCTGCCACGGTACAGTTGTCCCTAGCCCCGTGCGCCCAGCGCCGTCCTCTGCAGCCAGCCGTTGCGCTTGGGGAGCTCTAG
- the NUBP2 gene encoding cytosolic Fe-S cluster assembly factor NUBP2 isoform X3, translating to MFRVQDSDVHQCDSGWVPVFVDQDKSISLMSIGFLLEKPDDAVVWRGPKKNALIKQFVADVAWGDLDFLIVDTPPGTSDEHISTVEALRPYKPLGAILVTTPQAVSVGDVRRELTFCKKTGLRVLGIVENMSGFVCPHCSECTNIFSKGGGEELAKHAGVPFLGCVPLDPQLSQSLEEGRDFIQEFPKSSAFPALAHIAQQILDGASQRSS from the exons ATGTTCAGGGTGCAGGACAGTGACGTGCACCAGTGCGACAGCGGCTGGGTCCCCGTCTTTGTGGACCAAGACAAGAGCATCTCGCTCATGTCCATCGGCTTCCTGCTGGAGAAGCCAGATGATGCCGTGGTGTGGAGAGGACCCAAGAAAAACG CTTTGATCAAACAATTTGTTGCTGACGTGGCGTGGGGGGACCTGGACTTCCTCATCGTGGACACGCCGCCAGGCACATCAGACGAGCACATCTCCACGGTGGAGGCCTTGCGGCCCTACAAGCCGCTTGGAGCAATCCTGGTCACTACGCCCCAG GCCGTGTCCGTGGGAGATGTGAGGCGAGAGCTGACGTTCTGTAAGAAGACGGGCTTACGAGTTCTCGGCATCGTGGAGAACATGAGCGGCTTCGTCTGCCCGCACTGCTCA GAGTGCACGAACATCTTTTCCAAAGGGGGAGGTGAGGAGCTGGCCAAACACGCTGGGGTCCCCTTCCTAG GCTGTGTTCCCCTGGACCCCCAACTCAGCCAGAGCTTGGAGGAAGGCAGAGACTTCATCCAAGAGTTTCCCAAgagctctgccttccctgccttgGCTCACATCGCCCAGCAGATCTTGGATGGTGCGTCACAGCGGAGCTCCTGA
- the SPSB3 gene encoding SPRY domain-containing SOCS box protein 3 isoform X1 yields the protein MEPARTMADLIRTSTDAYLSQNSMARRTRSSRAWHFVLSGVRREADTRAVALATGTRGWGYDSDGQHSDSDSEPEFSSLSPSIPSAIPVTGESYCNCENQSEAPYCSSLHALHRIKDCQCGEEDEYFDWVWDDLNKSTATLLTCDNRKVNFHMEYSCGTAAIRGNKELADGQHFWEIKMTSPVYGTDMMVGIGTSDVNLDKYRHTFCSLLGKDEDSWGLSYTGLLHHKGDKTNFSSRFGQGSIIGVHLDTWHGTLTFFKNRKCIGVAATKLQNKKFYPMVCSTAAKSSMKVIRSCASRTSLQYLCCYRLRQLLPDYVNTLEVLPLPPGLKQVLRNKLGWVLSMNYSTSKPSSSSSSGSDSDSSCGSDAEACQRKRCRRT from the exons ATGGAGCCCGCACGCACCATGGCAGACCTCATCCGCACCTCCACCGACG CTTACCTCTCTCAGAACAGCATGGCGCGACGCACACGGAGCAGCAGGGCCTGGCACTTCGTCCTGAGTGGGGTGCGGCGCGAGGCGGACACTCGGGCAGTCGCCTTGGCCACCGGCACGCGTGGTTGGGGCTACGACTCTGACGGGCAG CACAGCGACTCAGATTCGGAGCCAGagttttcttccctctcaccTTCCATCCCGAGTGCCATCCCCGTGACCGGAGAGTCCTACTGCAACTGTGAGAACCAGAGTGAAGCGCCGTACTGCTCCAGCCTGCACGCCCTCCACCGCATCAAGGACTGCCAGTGTGGCGAGGAGGATGAGT ATTTCGACTGGGTGTGGGATGACCTGAATAAGTCGACGGCCACCCTGCTGACCTGCGACAACCGCAAGGTGAACTTCCACATGGAGTACAGCTGCGGCACCGCCGCCATCCGTGGGAACAAAGAGCTGGCGGACGGGCAGCACTTCTGGGAGATCAAGATGACCTCCCCGGTCTATGGCACAGACATG ATGGTGGGAATCGGGACGTCGGATGTGAATCTGGACAAGTACCGCCACACCTTCTGCAGCCTGCTGGGCAAGGACGAGGACAGCTGGGGACTCTCCTACACTG gACTACTGCATCACAAGGGAGACAAAACAAACTTCTCTTCGAGGTTTGGCCAAGGCTCCATCATCGGGGTGCACTTGGACACGTGGCACGGGACGCTCACGTTCTTCAAAAACCGCAAGTGCATAG GGGTTGCAGCTACGAAGCTGCAGAACAAGAAGTTTTACCCCATGGTGTGCTCGACGGCGGCCAAGAGCAGCATGAAGGTGATCCGCTCCTGTGCCAGCCGCACGTCCCTCCAGTATCTCTGCTGTTACCGCCTGCGCCAGCTCCTGCCCGACTACGTGAACACGCTGGAGGTGCTGCCATTGCCGCCGGGACTCAAGCAGGTGCTACGCAACAAACTGGGGTGGGTCTTGAGCATGAACTATAGCACGTC